In a genomic window of Zingiber officinale cultivar Zhangliang chromosome 9B, Zo_v1.1, whole genome shotgun sequence:
- the LOC122023040 gene encoding uncharacterized protein LOC122023040 has protein sequence MILELADHSCRYPMGIVEDVLVEVGRCKVPTDFIVLDMEEDPKILIILGRPFLDTAGAVIDVKSHKLSLEIGKEKIKFDLPNSSICNPSSHGNSHKISTHKEGECSFHESSPPASSKKYICPARAKLKGQAEASRPEGEPFSHGLDPH, from the coding sequence ATGATACTGGAACTAGCTGATCATTCATGCagatacccaatgggaatagtggaagatGTGCTAGTTGAAGTGGGTAGATGTAAAGTTCCTACAGATTTCATTGTCTTGGACATGGAGGAAGATCCCAAGATActgatcatccttggaagaccattccttgacACGGCTGGAGCCGTCATCGATGTGAAGAGCCATAAGCTATCCTTAGAGATCGGCAAGGAAAAGATCAAATTTGACCTGCCCAATTCTTCTATCTGCAACCCCTCCTCTCATGGAAATTCTCACAAAATCAGTACACACAAGGAAGGAGAGTGCAGTTTCCATGAGAGTTCCCCTCCAGCAAGCAGCAAGAAATACATCTGTCCTGCACGAGCAAAATTGAAGGGGCAGGCTGAAGCATCGAGGCCAGAAGGAGAGCCATTCTCCCACGGGCTCGACCCACACTGA